GCACGCCATGCAGCAGCAAAATCCCGACTTTGCCACGCAGTTGCCGTGGTTCTCGCACTTCATGCTGACGCCCTACGGCATCGCCGCCGTCTTTCTGGCCGGCAGCCTGATGCTGGCCCTCAGCATGGTGCTCTTCTCCGCGCTGGGCGGCGCCATCGGCGGACGCTACCTGCGCACACGCCCGTTTACCCGGCCCACAGCCTAGCGCTTCCTCATTCCGCCCTCAAACCGGGAAGCAAATTGGCTTGCGGCATACCCTCGATTGACGCCTTACAGACCGTTATCCTTGCCCCGCACCCGGATCGGCTCGTATCATCCCGTTTGAACCTCTTTTCTGCACATCATGTCTGAAAACACACCCAAGCTCCGCGAAAAAGGCCGCCTGATGTCCGCATCCGAGATTGAACGGACGCTCGTACGGCTCGCCCACGAAATCATCGAGAAAAACGACGGCGCCGACGGTCTCGGCCTGGTCGGCATCAAGCGGCGCGGCATTCCGCTCGCCCAGCGCCTGGCCGCCCTCATCAGCTCGATTGAAAAGCGCCCGGTCGATTGCGGCACGCTCGACATCAGCTTTTACCGCGACGATCTCTCCACCTATGACACGCGCCCGGTCGTCACGCCCGGCTCCATCGGCTTTGACATCAATGACCGCAAAATCATTCTGGTGGACGACGTGCTCTACACCGGCCGCACCATTCGCGCCGCGCTCGATGCGCTCTTTGACCACGGCCGCCCGCGCCAGGTGCAACTGCTCGCGCTCATTGACCGCGGCCACCGCGAACTGCCCATTGAGGCCAGCTTCGTAGGCCGCACCATCCAGACCACGCAGCGCGAAATCATCGAGGTCAAGCTGCGCGAAATCGACGACGACGAGCAGGTTCTGCTGGTCGAGCGCGTCGACTGATTCACCGGACCGGGACAGAAAGAATCATGGCCCCCAGGAAAGCATCCACGGCAGCACGCGCACGCACGGCTAAAAGCAAAGCTGCTCCTACTCTTTCGCTGCACCCGGGCGCTCTCGTCTCGGTGCGCGACCTGACGCCCGAGCGCGCCCGGGCCATTCTGCAACTGGCCGATAAGCTTGAAACACAGGATGTGTTTGAGCGTGCGAAGCGTCTGCGCAAGCGCCGCGTGGCGCTACTCTTTTACGAGTCGAGCACGCGCACCCGCACCTCATTTGAGCTGGCCGCAAAATCTCTCGGCGCCGATACCACGCTGGTCAGCGCGCTTTCTTCAAGCATCGAGAAGGGCGAGTCGCTCAAAGACACCGGCATCACCCTCAAGGCCCTCGGCGCGGAGTGCATCATCCTGCGCAGCCCCTACTCCGGCGCGCCTTATCTGCTGGCGAAATCCACCGGCCTGCCCGTGCTCAACGCCGGCGACGGCATGCATGAGCACCCTTCGCAGGCGCTGCTCGATCTGCGCACCATGCTGCGCTTCCTCGGCATCAAGGCCGCAAAGCTTAGCCCCACCGCGCTCAAGGGCGTCACCGTCACCATCTGCGGAGACATTCTGCACAGCCGCGTCGCGCGCTCCAATGCGCTGCTGCTGCCCAGGCTCGGGGCACAAGTCACCTTCTGCGGACCCACTCCGCTGCTGCCCGATCTGGCCGCCGACATCGGCCCCGGCGTGAGCGTGGAGCGCGACTTTGAAGCCGCCCTGCGCCGCTCGCAGATCGTGATGATGCTGCGCATTCAGGCCGAGCGCCTCGCCGGCCTAAAGATTGATCTTGACGATTACAAACAGCATTACCAGGCCAACAGCGAGCGCGTCGCCGCATGCGCGCCCAAAGCGCTCATCATGCATCCGGGGCCGATCATTCGCGGACTTGAAATCACCAGCGAAGTTGCCGATGGACCCCAATCCGCCATCGCCGAGCAGGTGCATCACGGCCTCGCGATTCGCATGGCGCTGCTGGCACAGGCGCTCGACAAGAGCAAGCAAAGGACGCGCGCATGAAGCCCATTCTGATTCGCGGAGGCCGTGTCATTGATCCCGCGGCCAGCCTCGACGGCCGTTACGATGTGCTGCTGGTCAACGGGAAAGTGGCCGCAGTCGAGCCGGCCGGCAAGCTCAAGCAGAAAGATGCCGAGGCCATTGACGCCGGCGGACTCATCGTCGCGCCCGGCCTCATCGACATTCACGTGCATCTGCGCGAGCCCGGCCAGGGCTACAAAGAGACCATCGCCAGCGGTACGGCAGCAGCGGCAGCCGGCGGTTTCACCACCGTCTGCGCCATGCCCAACACCATTCCCGTAAACGACTCGCCCGAGATCACCGCATGGATGCTCGCGCCCGAGCGCGGCGCGGCCATTCGCGTCTTCCCCATCGGCGCGGCCACGGTCGGCTCCATGGGCGAAAAGCTCACCGACTATGCCGCGCTTAAAAAGACCGGCGTCGTGGGCGTCACCGATGATGGCAAGCCGATCCTCGGCGACGCCATCATGCATGAGACCCTCAAGGCCGCCACTAAAGCCGGCCTGCCCGTCATTCAACACGCCGAAGACACGCGCATGACCGGCGGCTGCTCCATGAACGCCGGGCCGCTCGCCTTCCGGCTCGGCCTGCGCGGCATGCCCGTCGAGGCTGAGTCCTCACTGGTCGAGCGCGATATCTCGCTCGTCCGCAAGGTCAAGGGCGCGCACCTGCACGTGGCGCATCTCTCCACAAACAAAGCACTCGATGCCGTCAACGCCGCGCGCGCCGAAGGGCTGAACGTCACCTGCGAGGTCGCGCCGCACCACTTCGTGCTCAATGAGGAGCGCGTCGGCGACTACGACACGCACGCCAAAATGAATCCGCCGCTGCGCGCCGAGGCTGACCGCCTCGCCATGGTCGCCGGCATTCTCGAAGGCCGCGTCGACTGCATCGCCACCGATCACGCCCCTCACGCCGCGCATGAAAAAGAGCAGGAATTCGAGCGCGCGCCCAACGGCATCACCGGACTCGAAACCGCGCTTGGCCTCACTCTGGCCTCGCTCCATCGCGAGCACGGCATGCCCATCGATCGCGTGCTGGCCATGCTCACCAGCCGCCCCGCGCAGGTGCTTTCGCTCCCTGGCCGTGGCACGCTGGCCGTCGGTTCGTTTGCGGATGTGGTGCTTTTCGATCCGGAAGAGAAGTGGGCCTTCCGCGCGCAGGACTCGCGCTCCAAATCAAAGAACACGCCCTTCGACGGATGGACTATGCACGGCCGTGTGCAGATGACCATCAGCGAAGGCCGCATCGTCTATAAGCGTTAGCCGGTTGGGCGAAAGCCGTTCCGTGAAGAGGGGTACAGGCAGCGCCTGTACCCCTCTTTCATGCTGCTATCGCTTCTTGCCCGGCTTCTTCCCCGCAAACTTCGCGGGACGCGCCGTAATCTGTTGCGCGCTCGCAGTCGGCTTTCGCTTCTTGCCCTTTTTATGCCCGCGCGGAGGCGGCTGCGCCACTCTCTTCGCAAAATCAGGCACGGCATCCGCGCTGAAGCGCTTCTTCTTGCGGCCAGACTTTTTCGGATTCGCCGTCCGCGCCGGCCGCTCCGCCTTTCGCTCTGAGGCTGCCGCCGCGTGCGTCTTTTTCGCGCCCGTCTTCGAGTGGCCGGCAGACTTTGACTTGCCAGCAGACTTGCCTCTCGGCTTCCGCGCCGCCGTCGCTTCCTCTTCGTCCAGCAAAATCGAGAACTGCAGCCGCTTCTCCATCGCGTCCACGCGGTCCAGCAGCACGCGCACACGCTGGCCTATGCGGAACGTCCGCCCGTGCCCATCGCCGATAATCTCGCGTGTGTTCTCGCGATAGCTGTAGCGGTCCCCGTCAAGCGCGCCCAGGCTCTGAATGGGCACCAGTCCCTCGATGAACAAATCCTCCAGCTCGACAAACAGTCCGTACTTCGTCGCGCTCAAAATCAGCCCGTCAAAGTCCTCGCCCACGCGGTCGCGCATGAACTTGATCTTCTTCCACTCCACCAGCTCGCGCTCGGCCTCGGCCGCTCGGCGCTCGGTGTCGCTGGTCTCCTGCGCAATCGCGGCCAGCTCCACTTCGTCAAAGGGTGCGGCCTCCTGTGCCTGCCCGGCATCTGAGGGTGCAACCTTATGCACGCGCGCATCACCCATCGCCACCACCCCATGCCCATCCACGCCGGCTTCCAGCAATGCCTTCGCGATGCGATGCACCATCAGGTCGGGATACCGCCGGATCGGCGAAGTAAAGTGCGTATACGCCGGAGCGGCCAGCGCAAAGTGGCCTTCGTTCTTCTCGCTGTAGCGCGCCTGCTTGAGTGAGCGCAGCATCAGGTACGCGACAATCCGCTCCTCCGGCTTGCCCGCCAGCTTCGCCGTCAGCTTCTGATACATCTGCGGAGTCACCGCAATGTCTTCCGCTACCTCATGCGCGCGCGTTTCGCGGCGTCCGCCCCGCCCGTCGCGCCGTTGGTCCCGCCGTTCGCCGCGCGTGTGAAAGCGCTTCACCGGCAGATTGCCGATGCCCAGCGAATAGCCAAACGACGCCGCAATCTCCTCAAACTCCACAACGCGGCGCGGCTCCGGCTTCTCGTGAATGCGATAAATCGCCGGCACGGCTAAATTCTCCAGCCATGAGGCCACGCACTCGTTGGCCGAGAGCATGAACTCCTCAATCAGCCGGTTCGCCCACAACCGTTCGGCGCGCGTCACCGCCTTCATTGCGCCAAACTCGTCAAACTCAATCACCGGCTCAGGCAAATCAAAGTCAATCGACCCGCGCCGTTCGCGCTTCGCATTCAATATCTGCGCCAGCCGGTACATCCGCTCAAACTCCGGCACCAGCGGCCGGAAGGCGTCTCGCGTCTCCGCATCGCCATCGAGAATCGCCTGCACCTGCGTATACGTCATCCGCTGCGCCGAGCGAATCACGCCCTCGGTCACCTCGTAGCCGGTCACCTGCCCATGGGCGTCCATCTGCATCAGGCAGCTCAGCACCAGCCGGTCTTCGCCAGGGCGCAGGCTGCAGATGTCCGTCGAAAGCTCCTGCGGCAGCATGGGAATGGCGCGATCCGGAAAATACACTGACGTGCCGCGCAGCCGCGCTTCCAGATCCAGCGCCGACTCCGGCGTCACATACTGCGCCACATCGGCAATGTGTACCTGCAGCTCCCAGGTGCCGTCGCCGTGCTCGCGCACCAGCACCGCATCGTCAAAGTCGCGCGCCGTCTCGCCGTCAATGGTCACAATCGGCAAATCACGAAAGTCGCGCCGCGCGGCCACCACTTCGCCGTCCAGATGCGCGACTTCGCGCGCCTCCGCCAGCACATTTTCAGGAAAGACATGCGGCAGATGATGCTTGCGAATCATCATCTCCACATCCACGCCAAAGGCGTCTTCCTCGCCCAGCACCTCAATCACGCGTCCGCGCGCGGGCCGCGTCGGCGTGGGCCATTCGGTGATCTCCACATCGACCACCAGACCCTCCAGATCGTCAAACTGCTGCCGTACTTCCTCGCCCAGCACGCGATGCGGCGACGCCACCACCGCCTCGGGCAACGGCTCGTCCAGGGGAATGATCACCGGCTGGGTCATCCGCTCATCGAACGGCACCACATAGTGCCCCGGATACTGGGGTCCGCGCTCACGGCCGCCACGCCGCCCGCCGCCCGCATTTCCCCCCACATTTCCGTAGTGAAACTTGCCCACCACGGTCGGATTCCGCCGCGTCAGCACACGCACAATCCGCCCCGCCATGCGGTCCTCGCCCGGCCGCTTCGGAAAGACCTCCACCAGCACCTGGTCGCCCTGCATGGCCGTGCCTATCTCATTGGGAGGAATAAAGATGTCCCCGGCCGCATCGCGCTGCGCGGGACGCACAAATCCGTATCCATCGCGGTGCAGGTCGAGCCGCCCGGCCACCAGGTTGTCGCGTGAATGCGCGGCCTGCGCCAGCGCCCAGTGCTCCTTGTCCACTTTCACCAGCCGCCCCGCGGCGGTCAGTCGGCTCAGGTGCTCCAGCAGCAGGCGCCGCTCACGGCCGCCGCCCAGGCCCAGAATACGCACCAGGTGCTTGTACCCGGCCCTCTGGCCGGGAGAACGTTCGATATGCCGCAGCAGTTCGCGATCTGTCATCTCTTCCTGATGGTAGCTCGGATGGTAGCTCAGATGATTCCGGCGCGAATTCCAGTCATCTTGCGCGCCCTTGCACCCCTCGGGTATGCATTAAGATGCAGACAATGACAGCACCCGATTTTGAGAGGCGCTGCATGCCTCCTTGGTTTCACGCTCCCGCAAGCATACATCGGTTATTGTTCCCGGCGTATGACACGAGCATTGCTTCATGAGGATAACGAAAGGATTATCGAAGATGTGGAAACCCAATCAACCCGGCAACTCCTCCCAGAACGCGGGCAATGAGCCGGTCCGCCCCTCGGCGCCGGCTACGCCCAGCTATGAGACCACGCGCGCCGTTCCCAGTGCGCCCCCGGCCCAGTCCGCCAGCAGCCCGGCCGATCAGGCCACGATCGGCAAGAGCCTGGTCATCAAGGGAGAAGTCACGGGTTCCGAATCCCTGTACATCGACGGCAAGGTGGAAGGCTCCATCAACCTGCCCGGCAACCGCGTCACCGTGGGCCGCAATGGCAACGTGGCCGCCAACATCGCCGCGCGCGAAATCGTCGTGCTCGGCAAGGTGCGCGGCAATATGACCGCCAGCGACCGTGTGGACATCCGCAGCGAAGGCTCCCTCACCGGCGACGTCTCCGCCCAGCGCATCTCCATTGAAGATGGCGCATTCTTCAAGGGCGGCATCGATATCCGCAAGCCCGGCAATGAGAAGGCCGAGGCCAAGCCGGCCGCGGCGCCTGCTCCGGCAGCCACCGCCAGCGTATAACCGCAGCATTCAGGAGCTTGCGAAAAAATCCGGACAACGGCCGGTACCTGAAGGGGACGGGCTTCAGCCCGTCCATCCGGCCGCTTTCCCCGCAAGGGCTTTAGCCCCTGAGGGAACGTCCCGCGGGAAACCTCTGATTTCCTGAACTTTTCCGAGCTTCCACTCTCCCACGAGAGGGCTTCGCGCCAGCGGAGCCCTCTCGCTTTGCAGCCATCCACATCACCTCTGCGACCTCTCGTTTCGATCCTCATCCAAATGAATATGACCGAACCCGCGCATCTTTTTTCGCCCTTGCCGCTCGCTGGCCTTACGCTGCCCAACCGCATCGCCGTTTCGCCCATGTGCGAGTATTCCAGCGAAGACGGATTCGCCAATGACTGGCACCTCGTCCACCTCGGCAGCCGTGCCGTGGGCGGTGCGGGACTCATCCTCACCGAGGCCACCGCCGTCACTCCCGAGGGCCGCATCTCGCCGGAAGATCTCGGCCTCTGGAAGGACGCGCATATCGCTCCGCTCGCCCGCATCGTGGACTTTCTGCATCAGCACGGCTCTTACGCGGGCATCCAGTTGGCGCACGCCGGGCGCAAAGCCAGCATGCGCGCCCCCGGCAAGCCCGACGGCATCGCCACGACAGAGGAAAACGGATGGCCCACAGAGGTCGTCGCCCCTTCAGCGCTCAAATTTGCTGACGATTATCCCCTGCCGCAGTCACTCGACAAGGCCGGAATCGTCCGCATCACCAACGCCTTTCGCGACGCCGCCCTGCGCGCGCTCAAGGCCGGCTTTGACATCGTGGAAATTCATGCCGCGCATGGTTACTTATTGCACGAGTTCCTTTCGCCACTCAGCAATCACCGCACCGACGAGTACGGCGGCAGCTTTGAAAATCGCGCGCGCCTGCTGCTTGAGATCACAGAAACCGTCCGCGCCGTCTGGCCCGCCCATCTGCCGCTCTTCGTGCGCATCTCCGCCACTGACTGGACGGAAGGCGGCTGGAACATCGACGAATCCGTGCAACTGGCGCGCCTGCTCAAAGAGCGCGGCGTCAACCTGCTCGATGTATCGAGCGGCGGCAACGTCGCCACAGCTAAAATTCCCGTCGGCCCCGGCTATCAGACCGCCTTTGCCGAGCGCATTCGCAAAGAGACCGGCCTCGCCACCGGAGCCGTCGGCATGATCACCGATCCCGC
The DNA window shown above is from Acidobacterium capsulatum ATCC 51196 and carries:
- the pyrR gene encoding bifunctional pyr operon transcriptional regulator/uracil phosphoribosyltransferase PyrR; the encoded protein is MSENTPKLREKGRLMSASEIERTLVRLAHEIIEKNDGADGLGLVGIKRRGIPLAQRLAALISSIEKRPVDCGTLDISFYRDDLSTYDTRPVVTPGSIGFDINDRKIILVDDVLYTGRTIRAALDALFDHGRPRQVQLLALIDRGHRELPIEASFVGRTIQTTQREIIEVKLREIDDDEQVLLVERVD
- a CDS encoding aspartate carbamoyltransferase catalytic subunit, with product MAPRKASTAARARTAKSKAAPTLSLHPGALVSVRDLTPERARAILQLADKLETQDVFERAKRLRKRRVALLFYESSTRTRTSFELAAKSLGADTTLVSALSSSIEKGESLKDTGITLKALGAECIILRSPYSGAPYLLAKSTGLPVLNAGDGMHEHPSQALLDLRTMLRFLGIKAAKLSPTALKGVTVTICGDILHSRVARSNALLLPRLGAQVTFCGPTPLLPDLAADIGPGVSVERDFEAALRRSQIVMMLRIQAERLAGLKIDLDDYKQHYQANSERVAACAPKALIMHPGPIIRGLEITSEVADGPQSAIAEQVHHGLAIRMALLAQALDKSKQRTRA
- a CDS encoding dihydroorotase; the encoded protein is MKPILIRGGRVIDPAASLDGRYDVLLVNGKVAAVEPAGKLKQKDAEAIDAGGLIVAPGLIDIHVHLREPGQGYKETIASGTAAAAAGGFTTVCAMPNTIPVNDSPEITAWMLAPERGAAIRVFPIGAATVGSMGEKLTDYAALKKTGVVGVTDDGKPILGDAIMHETLKAATKAGLPVIQHAEDTRMTGGCSMNAGPLAFRLGLRGMPVEAESSLVERDISLVRKVKGAHLHVAHLSTNKALDAVNAARAEGLNVTCEVAPHHFVLNEERVGDYDTHAKMNPPLRAEADRLAMVAGILEGRVDCIATDHAPHAAHEKEQEFERAPNGITGLETALGLTLASLHREHGMPIDRVLAMLTSRPAQVLSLPGRGTLAVGSFADVVLFDPEEKWAFRAQDSRSKSKNTPFDGWTMHGRVQMTISEGRIVYKR
- a CDS encoding RNB domain-containing ribonuclease yields the protein MTDRELLRHIERSPGQRAGYKHLVRILGLGGGRERRLLLEHLSRLTAAGRLVKVDKEHWALAQAAHSRDNLVAGRLDLHRDGYGFVRPAQRDAAGDIFIPPNEIGTAMQGDQVLVEVFPKRPGEDRMAGRIVRVLTRRNPTVVGKFHYGNVGGNAGGGRRGGRERGPQYPGHYVVPFDERMTQPVIIPLDEPLPEAVVASPHRVLGEEVRQQFDDLEGLVVDVEITEWPTPTRPARGRVIEVLGEEDAFGVDVEMMIRKHHLPHVFPENVLAEAREVAHLDGEVVAARRDFRDLPIVTIDGETARDFDDAVLVREHGDGTWELQVHIADVAQYVTPESALDLEARLRGTSVYFPDRAIPMLPQELSTDICSLRPGEDRLVLSCLMQMDAHGQVTGYEVTEGVIRSAQRMTYTQVQAILDGDAETRDAFRPLVPEFERMYRLAQILNAKRERRGSIDFDLPEPVIEFDEFGAMKAVTRAERLWANRLIEEFMLSANECVASWLENLAVPAIYRIHEKPEPRRVVEFEEIAASFGYSLGIGNLPVKRFHTRGERRDQRRDGRGGRRETRAHEVAEDIAVTPQMYQKLTAKLAGKPEERIVAYLMLRSLKQARYSEKNEGHFALAAPAYTHFTSPIRRYPDLMVHRIAKALLEAGVDGHGVVAMGDARVHKVAPSDAGQAQEAAPFDEVELAAIAQETSDTERRAAEAERELVEWKKIKFMRDRVGEDFDGLILSATKYGLFVELEDLFIEGLVPIQSLGALDGDRYSYRENTREIIGDGHGRTFRIGQRVRVLLDRVDAMEKRLQFSILLDEEEATAARKPRGKSAGKSKSAGHSKTGAKKTHAAAASERKAERPARTANPKKSGRKKKRFSADAVPDFAKRVAQPPPRGHKKGKKRKPTASAQQITARPAKFAGKKPGKKR
- a CDS encoding bactofilin family protein — translated: MWKPNQPGNSSQNAGNEPVRPSAPATPSYETTRAVPSAPPAQSASSPADQATIGKSLVIKGEVTGSESLYIDGKVEGSINLPGNRVTVGRNGNVAANIAAREIVVLGKVRGNMTASDRVDIRSEGSLTGDVSAQRISIEDGAFFKGGIDIRKPGNEKAEAKPAAAPAPAATASV
- a CDS encoding NADH:flavin oxidoreductase/NADH oxidase — encoded protein: MTEPAHLFSPLPLAGLTLPNRIAVSPMCEYSSEDGFANDWHLVHLGSRAVGGAGLILTEATAVTPEGRISPEDLGLWKDAHIAPLARIVDFLHQHGSYAGIQLAHAGRKASMRAPGKPDGIATTEENGWPTEVVAPSALKFADDYPLPQSLDKAGIVRITNAFRDAALRALKAGFDIVEIHAAHGYLLHEFLSPLSNHRTDEYGGSFENRARLLLEITETVRAVWPAHLPLFVRISATDWTEGGWNIDESVQLARLLKERGVNLLDVSSGGNVATAKIPVGPGYQTAFAERIRKETGLATGAVGMITDPAQADHILRTGQADIVLLAREFLRDPYWPLHAAESLHQTGHWPPQYLRAAPRGSVARQPVAKKK